GAACAGACACGCGTCGTCATCGCAGGTGCAGGACCGGTAGGCTTGTTCACAGCCTATCTCCTCGCCCGTCAAAAGATTAAGTGCATCATCTTGGAGAGACGTCACAGCATATCAGAGCACCCGAAAGCCCACACCATCAACCCGTCGACACTCGAAATCTTTCGCCAGGCTGGCTTGGATGTAGCCTACATTCGACGACAGGCAGCCAACCCAAAAGATGCCGGACATGTTCGGCTTGTCTACGGCCTGGCCGATACTGAGATTGGCTGCTTCCCCTACGAACACCAGGACGACGAGATGCGCAACTTGACGGCTGAGCCTTTGGTCAACTGGCTGCAGCCGCAACTAGAGCGGCTGCTTGAGAAGGCCGTACTCGAGACGGGCCTCGCTGAAATCAGAAGAGGGTGGCAGGTCGACTCCGTCGATATCACCGATACAGAGGAAGCTGGCTGTATCGTCTCATGCAGCACTTCCACTGGACGAGGAAACGACATCAGCACCGAGAGACACAGCATCCAGGCTGATTTCATCATCGGAGCCGACGGCGTCAACTCGACCGTGCGAGCAAAGACAGCCGGCATCGACTTCCGATCCATGGGACCAGGCCACGTCTATCAGTCCATCGTCTGCAAAGGCAGTCTTCGCGCCGCGCTTCCGCCGGGTCGCGAGGCCATGCTCTACTTTTGCTTCCACCCAGAGCACCCCAGCGAGTTCATCGCACACAACCTCGACGACTCCTTTGTCCACGTCACCCCTGTCATGGGTCCGTCGTCGGAGGCACCGCCAATCGAGGCCTGTCTCCCGGGTCTGCAGTACTCGGAGGTCCTCCGTACCACCTGGGAGACGGCACCGCGCGTGGCATCATCGTACAGCGACGCCAAGCACCACGTCTTTCTTGTGGGTGATGCCGCGCACAGCTTGCCCCCTCAGGGCGGCCTGGGCCTCAACACGGGCATCGCGGACGCACATAACCTGGTGTGGAAGCTGTCTTCCGTCATCTACGGAAAAGGCAGCCAAGACCTTCTCGCCAGCTTCACACGCGAGCGTAGGCCCGTCGCACTAGCGAATCTCGAGTACTCGAAGGCTAGCGAGGCAGCGTTCTACTCCGTCAGTACCTCTCTCGTTGGCCTCTCTATTCAGTTCCAAGAAGCCAAGGCACAGGAAGCTCCGGGATTGGACCTCGCCATGGACGCGTTCCTCCAACGCCGCGCCGTTTCCGCTGCAGCGGGGGAAGCTGTCAAGGAGGCGAGTAGACACTTTGACTCGCTTGCACTCCAGCTCGGATTCATCTACGATGACCCGTCCGCTACGAAAGCCTTGCTTGATGACCCGACGGTCTATGTGCCGCAAGCGTGTCCCGGGGCAAGGCTGCCGCACGGAAACACGAGAGAGGGGCTGTCTCTGTTGGACCTCGTGCCCTACGATCGATTTACCGTGCTGCACTGCGCAAACCCTGCATTCGCGTCTTGCGACTGGGCTGTTGACGTGTCAGGCCTTGGTTTACCGGAGAGTTGGTATGGTGTGGTCCGGGAAATCAAGGGCGGTAAAGGGATCGTCGTGAGACCGGATCACCGAGTGCTAGTGCATGTAGATAGTCCGGGGCAAGCGGACGCTGCGATTGAAGAGTATTTGAATCATGGGAAAGTGTAGGAAAATTAATGGTATGCTCCGTGTCTAGAAAACTTCAATATCAGGATCTTCAGTTCTGTAATGCGATATTGATGGACATGATCGTCATGGAACTCGTTTACCATATGACACAGCAGTGCAACCTTACCATTCTAGAAGTCACATCAAGCTTATTACAACTCGAAAGCCCCCGTTCTTTCGCGAGCTACGGCTCTTCAACCAAAGCAGGTTGCGATAAACGTCCAAGACCAAGACAAACCGCAATCACTGCTAACATTCCCCACTGCGGGAGCATAGGTCGCCCATCTACATAGGCCCTGATGGTCCCATACGTGACCACAGCCCCGTTGAAGAGGAGCGCGGGCTCCCTCATTTCGGGGACTATGACGGCGGCGCCGACTGCGATGCGTAAAGCTGCACCAAAGTATCCGGCTTGTCTGGGAGTGAGACGCCGGCGAAAGATTTGGGACATCCACTCGCTTTTACCGGCGTAGTAGTCTGCCGCGCGGCGGTTGGGAAACGGGATGCCGACGAATGGGAGGGCGGAGAGGATGCAGAGCCCGCCGAAGGTGTAGGATGCGAGGTTTGAGAGCGTAGAGGTGTCAGTCATCCTGTCTGGTCTCGATATATCGTGACTAAAGGAGCGGATTGATGAGGGCAGTTGCTTGGGGGTAGAGCCTGATTATGTGGAGATTCGATGATGAAGCTGGTAATGAAGATGGTAGTTTGTTGCAGTGACATTCCAAATTGGCTGATTTACCCCTTACGTCAATACATCAGAGTCAGCACTAGTCCTCATGGGATCATCAAACATTCACATGTCTTCCAAGGCTAGCAGAAAGACTAGATAGAGTCCCTTGTCGCAACCTACTTAGAGACATCGCACGGATGGTAGACACGTGCAATACGGGTGCCATCATCTCGTCATTCATGCTATAATAGGAATGTTACTAGATCTACTTGATCTGCTCTCCCTTGACCAATGGTCCGGCACTTCTAAACCATCAGAGCGCGCCGAGGATCCCCTCCGCAACTCTGGCGAAGGAATCGCTTGCATGTAATAATCGGGCTGCTGCACGTAGCTCGAGTTGCCCCCGCGAGAGTCGTGGCCTCGCTGGTAGTCTTTCAATAAAGCGTAAAAGAATGCTGTATTTGCGACGATACAAGCGCAAAGTATCTCTATGGATGCCCACTGGACAGAACTCGTTAGTGGGCGATCGTTACGGCATCACATACACTGGCCGAAAACCTACCATGGAACGAGATCTTTGTGATACTGCCTGGTTCAGTATCATGGGTAGTCGCATGATGGTGATGACGACAACAACGCCAGCGATGCTGAATAAGAGCACGAGCTGCACCTTACTACAGGGGTGTTAGTCCTCAGGAAATCAAGCAATGAGGGATTCAATGGGTGGGTACGAACACTTTGCTGTCGAGTTTAACATGACGAAAGATAGGAAACGGGAAGATGATAAGCGCAATATCGGTAACGATGTTGAAGACGGCCATTGTGATGAGGTTTCCGAGGGCGCGATGGCAGGTATTTGCGCTAGTAGGATCAGGGGACCACATGCTATTGATGACAATGTTAGCCCATTTGACGTCTCTTTTGTTTGCCGGATTGACAAAGGTAGGCAACAACTTACAAGTAAAGTGGCCGGCATTCCGCAAGAGTGGGTATCAAGATAACAAAAAACGTAATAACAATAAACCACCAAAGAGCATTCGTGACAGCTTTGCCCCATCCAAAAATGTCCACGAAGCGCGAGTAAAAGTTGAGCAGGCAGAGCTTCAACGACCACAAGCTATACAAGAACACGGCATAGGTCAGCAGTGAGCGAATATTAGACACACCGCCTAGAATTGCAGTCCGCCACCCTCACAACAGTGAGTGTGAGGCGAAATAGACTCAGGCAAGTAGGTGTAAGCGACATACAATAATGCATAGAATATGCGAGCCGGTATAAGCAGCTTGTGTGAGATGACGTAATACTCTGCCAATTTCTCAACACTGAGATTCCGCGCTGCGGCCGCCTCTTCGGTGGCGGCATCATATGTGTGCGTCGGGTTGAGGTAGAAGGAGAGCGAGATGCAAGTCGTGCGGCCGATGAGCGGGAGGAGCGCAAAGGCCATGTAGGCGTCGTCGACGTGCCACATCCGGTGGCAGGTATCGTGGACTTTACATCGTAGGAGGATGCGGTAGCCGCAGCGGACGATGATGAGGAGGGCGCAGATGCTGGCCGTGACGATGTCAAAGGTCACATCTGCCGACATTTCTGTGTTGGTGATGTTTTGTCGTCGGGTTCGGGGTTCCAGTGTAAGGTTGATGGCTGGCTGCTGGGGCGCGGCGGCAACGAGGGCCGTTATGCTGGTGCTGACATTGTTGTGTTCTTGTACGTCTTTTCGCAAcgcctctttttcttcctcGAGTGAGTTTCCTGTTGTTCTGGCCTTTCTTCTCTTTTGCAGGTTGCTATATCCGTAACTCGATGTGATCTTGATGGGCTCTCTCTCTTTGATGAAATTCGAACTGCGCAGTTGCCCCTTGACTGAAAGCGGCCGATGGTACCAAGGTCTCGGGATCCCCAGTGTGCTGAATAAGGGATGGATTCTGATAGTGGTTGCTCTTTTTTAGGAAACGTTTTGACGTCCAAAGTGTGGGGAAAAGGGAAACGCAGATGGGACGAACTTGACAAGGCCTGAAAGAGCACAGCCAGATGTTTAAAGAGGAGGACGGGGGCGGAGCAAGAAACGACCACAGAAAGGCCGTCGCTGAAAGAAGAGCCG
The Colletotrichum lupini chromosome 6, complete sequence DNA segment above includes these coding regions:
- a CDS encoding FAD binding domain-containing protein — its product is MEQTRVVIAGAGPVGLFTAYLLARQKIKCIILERRHSISEHPKAHTINPSTLEIFRQAGLDVAYIRRQAANPKDAGHVRLVYGLADTEIGCFPYEHQDDEMRNLTAEPLVNWLQPQLERLLEKAVLETGLAEIRRGWQVDSVDITDTEEAGCIVSCSTSTGRGNDISTERHSIQADFIIGADGVNSTVRAKTAGIDFRSMGPGHVYQSIVCKGSLRAALPPGREAMLYFCFHPEHPSEFIAHNLDDSFVHVTPVMGPSSEAPPIEACLPGLQYSEVLRTTWETAPRVASSYSDAKHHVFLVGDAAHSLPPQGGLGLNTGIADAHNLVWKLSSVIYGKGSQDLLASFTRERRPVALANLEYSKASEAAFYSVSTSLVGLSIQFQEAKAQEAPGLDLAMDAFLQRRAVSAAAGEAVKEASRHFDSLALQLGFIYDDPSATKALLDDPTVYVPQACPGARLPHGNTREGLSLLDLVPYDRFTVLHCANPAFASCDWAVDVSGLGLPESWYGVVREIKGGKGIVVRPDHRVLVHVDSPGQADAAIEEYLNHGKV